The genomic stretch AAACTTGAGGAGATTTGTGATAAATGGCAGAGATAGGTATATTTTTCTAATTGTAGATGTTTTCTGGTAACCTACAACGGCAGTATGGAATCACTCACGTTGCTGCAAAACGTTAACTTTAAAAGCCATTGGCATAACGCAGTAGGTGTAAATACTGTCAGtatgaaataaagtatttctaaaGGAAGGCTTTGCCATGCAAGACCATATTAAACTATTTGTGTGTCAGATGATAGCGTAAAACTTGAAAGCTGTAAAAGAgtctattttgaaaaaaagttatctAACTTATTCTGTATGACGCTACAGACACTGCTGAtctaaacaaaaggaaaatgctttttccttgcTATTGTAGAACAAGAACAGGGATACAaccaaaaatggaaaatcaaaagGTGCAGAAAACGCAGTGTGGTAAGATACCTGAAATCATTTTCCATTATTACCTGAATCTTTTCTTATGAAGTTTCTGTAGATTGTGATAAGTCTCTCCAAGGAGAGTAAACTGTTAGGGAAATGTTCTTCTTCCTTGTCAAATTTTCACATTCCTGCCTTGttcaaacaataaataatattacCACAAAGTCACTTTCCTGCTACTATTTATCCATGTTTTtctagtattttatttttttaaagaaacccACAAGTGTACAAATGTTTAAGATCTACAATATGCTGCTGCCAAGTTAGTAAATACTCATCAAAGTAGTCATTTCATTATAACAGAAGTCTAAGAAGCAGGTTATAATAGTCATTTATCTCCTTGGGGTTGTATGTATTTGCCCAAGTGCTTTGTATTAACCTGTTAACATTAAGAATCTGATTCAAGGTGCTACCTCTTGTGCTAAGTGATTCAGTCTTCTTTAAATAAACACCATATAGCAGGCCTTGCCATTTAGCCTAATCCTCCTGGATTCTCTTCCTAATGCACTCAGATTTTCATGATTCTGTATTATTCTATTCACTAAATATACTTAATGCAACTCGCAAGTGGAAAACATGTTTAGTAACTTATATCCCATTTACTAACAGTTATTGATGTTTACAATGAAATAACAATTAAagaccagaaataaaaaaatgaggCTGCTACTTTTAGCAAAGCAATGTTCAAACAACTAACTATGGATCATGCTCAAATCACTATGGATAGGGATATCTTTAGGTTATGCTTGTTATTTATAGATGTATAAAAGTGTAGCTCCatgctttgcttgtttttttttttttctttagattacATATCCGTGCTAAGTTTTGGGGAACTTTAATACTAAATGAatttatataaagaaaagaTAACAATTCATGTGaatcttcctttttgtttactTCTAGATATGAAAACAGATCTGAACTTACTGCTTGAATGCCTTAAATACCAGATGGACTGCCCTTCATCTCAGAAAGAGGCTTTGATCACTATTTATTCAATTTGTCAACAAAACAGTAAGAACCATATTTTCCATTAGAAGCAATACAGTCATTTCCATTTGCAGTGTATGTTAAGAAATTGGTTGTCGttgtggggagaaaaaacatTAGTCAAAGGATGTAAAACTTAAGAAGCTATAAAATcctaagattttctttttgcacagtaacaaaagcaaaattttaatttttgttctttttttttcctgttgtagGTGAAGCAAGTGAATATTTACAAGAAATTGGTGGTTTGGGGTTTATAAATGATCTTGCAAAGTCAAGTGCTTATGGCATAGTGAAGGAAGCAGCTTTATTTACACTGGGAATGATAATAGAAAGTAATGGTAATAAACATTACTATGTATATTTCCAAGTTGATTGTGATTGTGTTATATATCTGCTTGTGCTTTGTCTCCATTATTTTTTGTATCAAAAATCATATATGAAAGGCAGCATATGTGCTGCTATTTCATTGACCAGCTCTGGATTTGAAGAAATAGGGTTAGGGTTAATATTTGTCTCTACGGGATCTGTGAAGCCAGCATGTCTGTATGACGACAGACAGCTCTGCTTCCTCATTAACAAGAGTAGTGACATATAGGCTGCTCCGAAGTTTGCCTGGGACCAAGATAATTTAGAACTGATGGCAGGAGGAAGACCTGAGTCCCTTTGTAGGCCTGTTTTGACTCCCCTCACCACATATTGGATACAACTGAGCATCTATTTACTGTATTAACAAACTAATTAAAGATTATAAATAGCGTGCTTTAGGACttaatggtttttattttctggtttcagTTTACTGCCAACAAACTTTGTGTACTTCTACATTATTTGAGgagctcattttatttttaatgaataaggATTCTGGTGTGAACTTGAAAAGAATGTCTGTTTATGTCATCTTAGCACTGGTTTCAAATAATAgtaagtgtttttttctgtgttacaaCACAAATTTTACTCACGTTTCCTTTCTATGTTTGCAAAACTGTCTTATGGAAATTTGGAACACTTAATTTTACGAAAACATTACTCATTGATAAGATTGCATGTAAATAGAATTGAAGTATAGAATCACTTAGGTTAGAAAAGGTCATTAATgttaagtaaaataaatctaagTCAATGATCACTTACTGGGATTTCCttcaataggaaaaaatattgtagtTCTAACAGTGTAATTATAGTTTAAATTAATATATGATATATAATATGCATAGggaatgaaaaatttaaataccTAAGTTAGACTTGACATTAAGATTTTGTTTCAAGTTACTTGCATCTTCTGAGTGTGCTATGTGTTCACTTCTAGAACGTGGGCAAACCTATGTCAGAGAAACAGGCTGCATTGGTCTTCTTCTACAGTTATTCAGGTAAACAAACAGTTGCTGTTCAAGCAGAAAAAGTAATACAGTATTTAgaacttgtttgctttgttttcctaaacAGAACAACTCTTTCCACATCTGAGCTGAATCTGTCAGATGAAAATACGAATGGCTGCTATCAGCTGTGGTCTTCAGTCTGTAGTACGCTCTGTGCCTGTGTTAACAATCCTCAGAATGGtaagtgctgctgtttttttttttttaaaaaaaaaaaggtaaatgataagttttgttttcatttttactgttcaGCTGAAATTTCGCATTATGCTTGGATgtgagattatttatttttactttcccaGAAGATAATCAAAAGATTTGCTGTTCAGTCTTTCCGTATGCGAAAGAGTGGCTAGAAAGTTGCATGGAGCCCGAGATAGTTCGTCctatttgttcatttgttgGCCTCACGGTTGCAAATAACTGTAAGTACAGATAAAActttaaacagtttttcttttgtgcactTCATtcaatgtttcttctttttgtcaaTCTCTGCAAATTCATTTGCTATTCTTACAACTATTACACTGAAAACTAGATTCTGTTGCTGCTTCTTACACTGGGTTGTGCTTAAGAATATGAATGGCCTCACTGGCTACAGTTTGGAGAGGTCAGTAAAAACTATTTGTAAaacttattttacaaatataagTCATTACTGCATCTTGGAAAGCAGTGAATTTAGGTGGAACTTGGCCATAATGTTTACCATTTATATGTACGTGTTAGGGCCATGTGTTTCATCTTAAGGCAGTTACTGCATTTCTCAGGATGAATATTGCTTTATGTGGATGTAAATGATTAAAAAGTGCATGGAAAAATAGGGATGGGCCTAGTTAACAAAATGCTAAAACAATTTGATACAATTTGAGACTTGTAGTACTTAAgacacgttttttttttttcttttctcactaaGCCCctgtgcagaaatattttgtttctgttggaGGATTGGATACCTTAGCTCAAGTCCTCATCAAGCTGATGCGTGATGATTCCTGCGTGAGTCGCTCTAGTGCAAAACTTGCAATAGTAGTAACAAAGACGCTGGATGCCTGCATTGCTAATGACTGTGAGTGAAAAGACCACTGCTACTTTGATAATTGTAAAATGCCTTTTATTCAAATCCACTTTTGGTGGAAAAAGTGGTATGAATGCATATAAAAGGCAATTAAGTCACATATGTCCGGATCCAGTTTGTATTGCAAAACCTGTAAAATTCAAACTCCTATTGGGAATGATTCTGTTAATCTGAGGTGGGGTGATGAAATAAACATGAGGAAACTTATACtgagaacaaaattaaattactgGTGCTAGCTTTCTGTAAGTTGAGCTGAGTACTGGGAATGGCGATAGGCTTGGATCCTGGAGTTAGAGCTGTGCTTCTGTAGGCCTGTGTCTACACTAACAATCTGTACCAGCTCAagcatggagctgcagaaaTGAGATATGTGAATATGGTTCCTGTTATGTCTGCAAAACATCCTTACTTCGACTCACTGTCTGGATGGTGATGGCATAATGAGGTCGTTGTGTATTCTATCAGAAGACTTTGCGAAATGAATCTGATGAATTGTAGTGTTGGCCATTATTAGTGTGTTTCATGCTTCTGTCCTAAGTGCTCGCTAACTAAAATTTCAAAAACCTTGAGAGAATATACCTGCACTGGTTTTGAGCATAGTTTCAACGAAATTGGTGTGTGACTGGATTATAGGTTTCAGCATGCATATACTAGCAGTGCTGTTCCCAGTTTCAGCAAGATTTTCCCTTGTTACCGGAAATGTTCCTACCTCCTTTTGTAGTGGCTCTGTTCTGGAACTGATGAGGGATGTGGAAAAACTCAGCAGAGGTCTGCAAAACTTGCACATTGTGAAACCCTTATTTGTCAGATCTTCTACCATGTCTCCGTGGACTACAATTTAGAGAAAAGGGCAGTGTCAGATATGAGGAATGGCGTGTATAGAATTACTGCACCAGTAGAGGTGTGGTCATTTAAGTTGTTGAAATGAAAGTGAGACAGAAGTGAGACCACTCAATTCCAAGGCTCTAAAAAGAGGTGTGCTGACGGTTACTTTTAACATCATTTTATATTTGGATGCTGCCTATTTACttatctgatttatttttcttcaaattattttcaaaataatagcTGCCGTGACTGTTGTTTTGGCAAAGTATCATACTGTGTCAGAACTGCTGAACCTACTGTCTAATGACACTCTGgatgcaggagaaaaaatgagCATTATTCTAACAATTGGACACTGTACTGAAGTCTGtggtaagatttttttcttttctgcaataCTTTAATGGAATTCTCATACATGAGCTACTTCAATGGCATCATTTCATCAAATTTGGTAACATGAGGGAATATTCTATTAAAGAATGTAATttaatattcaggaaaaaagtTTGCTTCCATCTCTAAACTTTAAGACCTGTTAACGCATAGTATCTTCACTGGTTTTAGAAAGTAGGCTATTATGCAAGAATTCAGAGCTGGTTTTAGGGACCAGAGGGTAAAACTCATCTAGTCTTGAAAAATTCTACAATAAATTTAGAAATGCAATGTAAGTAAATGTGGTgtttgttaagcactggaacaggctccccagggaggtggttgtgtcaccatccctgaatgtgtttaaaaaccgtttggatgtggtgctcagggccgtcatttagcggtgggttgttagagtagtacGGTTAGGTtgtggctggacttgatgatcctgaaggtcttttccaacgtgagcaattctgtgattctaaatacATTCAGACTAGAGGtcaagaaatacaaagcataattcaaatattttagaCTATGATTAAATGGGTATAATGTCTGCTGTGTGATTTGGCGTAGTCCTCCTTCATGTTTCTTACAGCAGTTTTGAACTGTGGTCAAATCATCCTGTGTGATCTAGAGTGCTCTGTAGTAGAGTCACTACAGAATGCTAGTATTCTTAAAGATAatcttttataattaaaaaaaaaaatttttttagaagttccctggtttttctttctaaaattaagTGTGTATGAGGTTGAAAGtaactcattttcatttttaacttcctattttagaagaaaaccaGTGTGAACTGCTCAAGAACAATGGTCTTCCACTTATGATTCAGGTACTAACTGAGTCTCAAGATGAGGAACTACACAAAGCTGCTACTTTtgtgctgcagaactgcaaacAAATGAGTAAGCTTACTGTTACTGCTTGTAAAACTAGAGAAGTGGTTtccatatttaatttcttttgactTTCTAGATGATTTTAAGTGTAAAAgctttgtgattctgtgtactcaaagatgtttcttttctgcaagaaaGCTGTATATTGCCACTGTAGAATGATTATGGTACTTAGGCAGAAGAGGTAAAAATTTCACAGTGTTGCAATAATGCATTTGTGTAACGTATATGTGTAGGTCCAGTCCATAACATGTTTTCCATTGTACATGATGTGCAAAATATTATGATTTCACACCAAATTAGTCTCTAAATGTACAGAATAGAGTACTAAACCAGTGGATAATCAGGCCTGTAATCACCAAAGCTGCAATTATTTTGTCATATTTAaacttattatttatttttaaagcagattatATTTTCAGTCATCCTGATTAGTTTTTTTATTAACTGTGTAATACTGCcaatgaaacagaaacataacttttcctttattctctGAAGTACTGAAGGCATTATGCAGTGCTAGTTAGtaaaaagcatgtattttgCACTAGAGGTGTACCTGGGagttttgtttaaatgtaaaACTGAGGGGATACGGTGCTTTCCAGTGTCCATCAGTATGgagtggtttggttttttttcttccttttaagcCATATGAGTAAAGGAACTGCTGAGTTAGGAGTAAGTGCATGATAAAGTGATTTCTTAGTGAACAGCATCATTACAGAGGCAGgttgctgcagctgtgaggCAAGCTCAAGGATTACTTAACTGAAACACTGTATTCACCTCTTGTAACAGCAGTTTATCTTTGAAGTGTATTAACATGTGTGTATAAATTTAGATTAACAGGAGGATATATTTTGCATTGTAAATTACTGAGGGGCCTGTCCCTCCAAATActaaaatctaataaaaattaAGGTATTCAGAGATAGAACTTGGGGtgtcaattttatttttgttttatacagCTGAACAGCTgtccttgaaaataaatgacaagTCCCTAGGTGTGAAGAACGCAGAAGAGCTGGAGATGGACATGCAAATCAAAGAAAGAAGTCAGCAAAACTactggaggaaagcagaagacatTCTGCACAGAATAAACTTGATTGAGAAAGAACATGATGAGATTAGCATGTTTACCAAGGTAGGATAAAACTATACAGATTTTCTGAGAGTCTAGGGAGCTATAGGAGATAAACCATTAAGTTATTTCATTGTGAGCTAGGAAATGAGAAACAACATTGGATGTATGAGAAACTACAACCTGCAGCTTTTGCTGTTATTGCACATAATGCGTACTTAGAAATACAAACTTAGAAGTATGCAGTACAGTCAGGGGATGCAAGCATCTGTATTCTTATGAACCATTTTAGTTGAttataaaatcagattttctacAGAGTTGAgatcatttaggttggaaaagcaACAGTTGGATTTTCCTTTAATTGCTgatcattattatttataatcTTAACATTTGCATGCTTGAAATGTCCATGATTGtactgctgtgacaggacaggTAATGGACAAATGTGAACGTGAAAGAGGGTATCATTATTCCATATTTTCCTTGTGCTGTGTAGCTAGATGGTATCTCTGATTGTGGAACAGcaatttttgtgttatttggCTGGATCTTAAGGTAATTTTGAACTTTTCAAGTGATCAGTATTAGTAGCAAATTAATTACTTCAACCTCGAACTACAACTTAGTAACTACCCCTTCAACTCCTTTGGCAGCTGAGCTGTTTTGTTGTCTCCCAATTCAATCAGGGGATAAACTGGTCTATTCTAGTTAATCTTGTTATTAgatttatttagtattttttataGAGCTTGTATAGTcaataagaaatacttttcaatAAAGGAAGGAGCGCAAGGAAGACTGTTTGACAGGACTTCAGAAGCCAATATTGAAGCATCAAAATCCCATGAAGCAAATCCCAGTGGTACAAAAGCATATATAGAAAGAACACGCAAAGAATTACGTGGTCCACAGTTAATCTCTAAGCTGGATGATCAAGTTCTTGCTCTAGCTGTAAATTCTTCTGCACTGACTGTGAATCCAGTAAATGCTTCTGCTAGAAAGAGGAAACAGAGTGATATTCCAAGTTCAGTTTATGAGCTGCAAGCAGACTGTGTAATTCAAAGTCATAGTATAAATGAAAAAACTGCTTGTGAAAAAAGTCATTCTGTTCTTCAAGTAAGGTGGGTATCTTGCAGCTAAGCAGAAATGGTAAGTTGCCCTTGATTCTGATTTCCTAATTGAATGTCAGCCTTTCCAATTATCACTTACTAACTTCGTGTTTCTCTGCAATTGGAAAAGCTGTAAACATTTGTTGTCcaataggaaaatattttatgcaagtGTTTTTGACATCAGAAACCAAAGATTATAGACTCTGTAGTACCATTATctataaactgtttttttctcttaatggtAGGATTCTGATGGTAAGTATGGAGAGCCTGTTACAGGCTTTGTTCTGATGCCTTGAACCTAGTGGTGAAAAAGCATCCATAGATTTTGGCCTTCGAATTCTCACTGATTCATTAGATAAGGAATTGACCCGCTGGCGTGGATGAAAccaaaatacttctgtaaagTGCACTTAAAAGGAGAACAGCAGTTACAGAAATGTTCTGCAAGAATTTGAGTTTTAGTGCCTGTGAATTAggaagaaaacttcattttttcttcttatgcttctcttccttgcttcattgctttgctatgtgggaagaaaaagatatgtacagttcttttcctgttctcttgCTTTACCCACTTGTCTCACAGAACGCgtgttttcccattttccttctcatgGTCATCTTTCTTACTgataaacaaaaaattaattacattagcctgcaagaataaataaagatttaattCTTGAATTTGTATGTGGAatatatttggttttatttttattgtgctttttttaaatgtagctgGCTGAACCCAACTCTTACACAGTTTGGTAGCATATATTATATTGTGACTTTGTAGTTACTACAGAAATTTTTAAGGGTATTTTCCACAGAACTTTCATGTAAATTCTACTTCGCTACTAACTGGCATAATTTCACACAGCTTCTTTATTTGTTGTTCTGATCTTTGAAACACAAACCTATTgataaataatgcagaaaaaaatgcgTGATTGTGGTACCATAGGAACATGCTGGTTGCATGAAAGCAATTGCTACATTGTATGAAACCTGCAGTGTGCCACAAACTGTGGAAGTTTAATGTGTACTAAATTATGGCATAACCCAGAATGGAAAATTACTCTGAAAACCAGCACATGTATTCCTGATGCTGGAACAGATGTGCTGAATAGCACTGCAAGAATGCTAATCTCAGGCACTCGGTAATACCGTGCTGCATCCTTCTAGCTCAGTAACTTGGGATAAAtagaatatgcattttttttttttagaattttctttgatttttgttaagtgttttttgttttgtctctgtAATGTGTGGATTAATGTACAGTTAAACGTGTGTTTTAAATTTGTTCACATTGTTAATCTTTCTAGGAAAGGCTTACTTCAACAACCAGCAGAGACTATTAAAGATATGAAATGGGCAAGCACATCAGGTACAAGTAGCTAAACGTATTCTTATTTTTAGataattttgttcttaattaacctttaattagttttgtttacttttatcACTACTTTTTTATCGGATGTAAAATATCATTAGATGACAAAATACATTATGTATATTCTATAACTGAATAACTTTGGAATTTTATATTGTACACAGTTTTACCAGGGGaatatttattctgcttttattgtaatacatattttttctttcttttttaactattcaaataaatgtcttgcagttaaatattaaaaattaagtcTGAATTCAATCTGTACTGAAAAGCGGAAGCCCTTCATAGAAAACGTGCAGGGGAACTGCTTTTGTACTGTGCTTGTAGGAGCAAGGATAGATCCTGCCTGTGAAAGTGACTTCTGCCTGAAGCTTTCTATGTTGAATGTGTGTAGATGGTTATAGGATGAGTTTTTCAGATTTGCACTTATCTTCTTTCTCTGGggtatttatttcagaattaggATCTGGTCAATCAAATCCTTACTTATAACGTAGTTTACTATTGATTTATAAAACTGTTCATTAGTTTAGTGTTTGCCAGAATGGTAGCTTTACAAAGGTACAAGCtgatatttacatatatttactAAGGTAGAGAATAGGTATTATTCCAGTACATCACACTTTGAGCATCTGATTCTAAATATTGATAATGTTCATAGGACTTCATTAAGCAATGTAAGTTTACAGGGTAACTTTGGTCTGTTCAAGTTCAAACAATATGCTTCATTAGGAAAGTGAATAAAAAGTAAGCATTGAATTAAATGTCATTGTGATCCATTTAACTTCAGGAATTTCTGTTTGGGTTTTCTGATGTTATGCCAATTAAACTTTCCTAATAATctacaaatagaaaatacaatTGAATATTGGTATGCTCGTGTGATTCCCACAGAAGAAGATAGAGAGagcttgcattttcttcctattttttttttcccttcctaatTTAGACCAACAATCATTCTACTCAGAGAtaatcaaggaagaaaaaagtaatttgattACAGCTGCATCCCTTAAAATGACAGATTTCATGTGTTTAGGTAAGTACCTCAGGTCTTTCTTTGTTAAGTCCAGAAAGGAAGAACTAAAGAGACAGCAATTCAGTGAGTAAACTTGACGTTACAGAAATTACTTACTCCGTGATTTTTaactgcttccttttctcttgtATTGTAGATCATAGTCAGCAAAATGCTGGATTTTACGATGACTACCATAGCAGTCATGCCGCTGTTTCTACaatactctatttttttttccaggttgtACAACAACAGGACTGTCTTTCAATAGTAGAACTTTTAATAAGATGTTGCAAACTTGTCCATACCGGTGTGGCCGTCACAAAGTCATTCTGGAAGCTGAAGAAAGATATaaaaagaaacttcaaaaaTCATCCATTTCTAACAAAAGACATGCAGCTTATGAgagtaattattttgtttgtttttaagtgacTGTCCttattgttttaaattgcatttagaGTTCCAGTCTTGTTTGGCCTGACTCTGATCATCCTACTCTTGTAAGCTCGCTCATTTTACATGGTTTACCAATAATTTGTGCTCGGTGAGGTTGGAGCTAGTCACTTCTGTTTTGGGGATTTGGTGTACTTTTCAGCAGCAGCGATGAATCTTCATTACAAACAACACTGTCTTATTTGCCAGAGTTAGTCAAATACTAATAGAAAGGAGTATACAAAGTTGAAATAGATGTGAATGAATGAACTGCGTAGCAAGCTTTTTTCATTCTAGTATTAACTGCTGAGGATATAAGAGGCTTATAATTATTAATCAAATAATTAATCTTAACTAAAAGTGCATCCCATGGTTTGAAggaggcatttaaaaaaaaatagttgttttctGGCATTTTTCATGGTATCCATTTTATACTTTCTAGAAATAATGATGACTccagtgaagaaaggaaaaccacGTGT from Numida meleagris isolate 19003 breed g44 Domestic line chromosome 10, NumMel1.0, whole genome shotgun sequence encodes the following:
- the TERB1 gene encoding telomere repeats-binding bouquet formation protein 1 isoform X4; its protein translation is MLFPCYCRTRTGIQPKMENQKVQKTQCDMKTDLNLLLECLKYQMDCPSSQKEALITIYSICQQNSEASEYLQEIGGLGFINDLAKSSAYGIVKEAALFTLGMIIESNVYCQQTLCTSTLFEELILFLMNKDSGVNLKRMSVYVILALVSNNKRGQTYVRETGCIGLLLQLFRTTLSTSELNLSDENTNGCYQLWSSVCSTLCACVNNPQNEDNQKICCSVFPYAKEWLESCMEPEIVRPICSFVGLTVANNSPVQKYFVSVGGLDTLAQVLIKLMRDDSCVSRSSAKLAIVVTKTLDACIANDSAVTVVLAKYHTVSELLNLLSNDTLDAGEKMSIILTIGHCTEVCEENQCELLKNNGLPLMIQVLTESQDEELHKAATFVLQNCKQMTEQLSLKINDKSLGVKNAEELEMDMQIKERSQQNYWRKAEDILHRINLIEKEHDEISMFTKEGAQGRLFDRTSEANIEASKSHEANPSGTKAYIERTRKELRGPQLISKLDDQVLALAVNSSALTVNPVNASARKRKQSDIPSSVYELQADCVIQSHSINEKTACEKSHSVLQVRKGLLQQPAETIKDMKWASTSDQQSFYSEIIKEEKSNLITAASLKMTDFMCLGCTTTGLSFNSRTFNKMLQTCPYRCGRHKVILEAEERYKKKLQKSSISNKRHAAYEKIMMTPVKKGKPRVETPFKSRQDDFQSILLTPIRKSKPDTSNRYEHNKNTQLTEEYNLLPTYKK
- the TERB1 gene encoding telomere repeats-binding bouquet formation protein 1 isoform X2, which produces MLFPCYCRTRTGIQPKMENQKVQKTQCDMKTDLNLLLECLKYQMDCPSSQKEALITIYSICQQNSEASEYLQEIGGLGFINDLAKSSAYGIVKEAALFTLGMIIESNVYCQQTLCTSTLFEELILFLMNKDSGVNLKRMSVYVILALVSNNKRGQTYVRETGCIGLLLQLFRTTLSTSELNLSDENTNGCYQLWSSVCSTLCACVNNPQNDNQKICCSVFPYAKEWLESCMEPEIVRPICSFVGLTVANNSPVQKYFVSVGGLDTLAQVLIKLMRDDSCVSRSSAKLAIVVTKTLDACIANDSAVTVVLAKYHTVSELLNLLSNDTLDAGEKMSIILTIGHCTEVCEENQCELLKNNGLPLMIQVLTESQDEELHKAATFVLQNCKQMTEQLSLKINDKSLGVKNAEELEMDMQIKERSQQNYWRKAEDILHRINLIEKEHDEISMFTKEGAQGRLFDRTSEANIEASKSHEANPSGTKAYIERTRKELRGPQLISKLDDQVLALAVNSSALTVNPVNASARKRKQSDIPSSVYELQADCVIQSHSINEKTACEKSHSVLQVRKGLLQQPAETIKDMKWASTSDQQSFYSEIIKEEKSNLITAASLKMTDFMCLGCTTTGLSFNSRTFNKMLQTCPYRCGRHKVILEAEERYKKKLQKSSISNKRHAAYEKIMMTPVKKGKPRVETPFKSRQDDFQSILLTPIRKSKPDTSNRYEHNKNTQLTEEYNLLPTYKKCEYRQKINSVTSLT
- the TERB1 gene encoding telomere repeats-binding bouquet formation protein 1 isoform X8 yields the protein MLFPCYCRTRTGIQPKMENQKVQKTQCDMKTDLNLLLECLKYQMDCPSSQKEALITIYSICQQNSEASEYLQEIGGLGFINDLAKSSAYGIVKEAALFTLGMIIESNVYCQQTLCTSTLFEELILFLMNKDSGVNLKRMSVYVILALVSNNKRGQTYVRETGCIGLLLQLFRTTLSTSELNLSDENTNGCYQLWSSVCSTLCACVNNPQNEDNQKICCSVFPYAKEWLESCMEPEIVRPICSFVGLTVANNSPVQKYFVSVGGLDTLAQVLIKLMRDDSCVSRSSAKLAIVVTKTLDACIANDSAVTVVLAKYHTVSELLNLLSNDTLDAGEKMSIILTIGHCTEVCEENQCELLKNNGLPLMIQVLTESQDEELHKAATFVLQNCKQMTEQLSLKINDKSLGVKNAEELEMDMQIKERSQQNYWRKAEDILHRINLIEKEHDEISMFTKEGAQGRLFDRTSEANIEASKSHEANPSGTKAYIERTRKELRGPQLISKLDDQVLALAVNSSALTVNPVNASARKRKQSDIPSSVYELQADCVIQSHSINEKTACEKSHSVLQVRKGLLQQPAETIKDMKWASTSDQQSFYSEIIKEEKSNLITAASLKMTDFMCLGCTTTGLSFNSRTFNKMLQTCPYRCGRHKVILEAEERYKKKLQKSSISNKRHAAYEKTRKKQGSSPMYFKRIVDLDAGS
- the TERB1 gene encoding telomere repeats-binding bouquet formation protein 1 isoform X6 → MLFPCYCRTRTGIQPKMENQKVQKTQCDMKTDLNLLLECLKYQMDCPSSQKEALITIYSICQQNSEASEYLQEIGGLGFINDLAKSSAYGIVKEAALFTLGMIIESNVYCQQTLCTSTLFEELILFLMNKDSGVNLKRMSVYVILALVSNNKRGQTYVRETGCIGLLLQLFRTTLSTSELNLSDENTNGCYQLWSSVCSTLCACVNNPQNEDNQKICCSVFPYAKEWLESCMEPEIVRPICSFVGLTVANNSPVQKYFVSVGGLDTLAQVLIKLMRDDSCVSRSSAKLAIVVTKTLDACIANDSAVTVVLAKYHTVSELLNLLSNDTLDAGEKMSIILTIGHCTEVCEENQCELLKNNGLPLMIQVLTESQDEELHKAATFVLQNCKQMTEQLSLKINDKSLGVKNAEELEMDMQIKERSQQNYWRKAEDILHRINLIEKEHDEISMFTKEGAQGRLFDRTSEANIEASKSHEANPSGTKAYIERTRKELRGPQLISKLDDQVLALAVNSSALTVNPVNASARKRKQSDIPSSVYELQADCVIQSHSINEKTACEKSHSVLQVRKGLLQQPAETIKDMKWASTSDQQSFYSEIIKEEKSNLITAASLKMTDFMCLGCTTTGLSFNSRTFNKMLQTCPYRCGRHKVILEAEERYKKKLQKSSISNKRHAAYESILLTPIRKSKPDTSNRYEHNKNTQLTEEYNLLPTYKKCEYRQKINSVTSLT
- the TERB1 gene encoding telomere repeats-binding bouquet formation protein 1 isoform X7, which translates into the protein MLFPCYCRTRTGIQPKMENQKVQKTQCDMKTDLNLLLECLKYQMDCPSSQKEALITIYSICQQNSEASEYLQEIGGLGFINDLAKSSAYGIVKEAALFTLGMIIESNVYCQQTLCTSTLFEELILFLMNKDSGVNLKRMSVYVILALVSNNKRGQTYVRETGCIGLLLQLFRTTLSTSELNLSDENTNGCYQLWSSVCSTLCACVNNPQNEDNQKICCSVFPYAKEWLESCMEPEIVRPICSFVGLTVANNSPVQKYFVSVGGLDTLAQVLIKLMRDDSCVSRSSAKLAIVVTKTLDACIANDSAVTVVLAKYHTVSELLNLLSNDTLDAGEKMSIILTIGHCTEVCEENQCELLKNNGLPLMIQVLTESQDEELHKAATFVLQNCKQMTEQLSLKINDKSLGVKNAEELEMDMQIKERSQQNYWRKAEDILHRINLIEKEHDEISMFTKEGAQGRLFDRTSEANIEASKSHEANPSGTKAYIERTRKELRGPQLISKLDDQVLALAVNSSALTVNPVNASARKRKQSDIPSSVYELQADCVIQSHSINEKTACEKSHSVLQVRKGLLQQPAETIKDMKWASTSDQQSFYSEIIKEEKSNLITAASLKMTDFMCLGCTTTGLSFNSRTFNKMLQTCPYRCGRHKVILEAEERYKKKLQKSSISNKRHAAYESILLTPIRKSKPDTSNRYEHNKNTQLTEEYNLLPTYKK